One Diospyros lotus cultivar Yz01 chromosome 1, ASM1463336v1, whole genome shotgun sequence genomic window carries:
- the LOC127791008 gene encoding AT-hook motif nuclear-localized protein 15-like has protein sequence MSNRWWAGNVAMNPSGDDDNGGLDRLGPRREQEFLENAAAAATTSSGSHSNRNDENLDGRENDREHGEEQKPGSLLVAEPASSGRRPRGRPPGSKNKPKPPVVITKESPSALRSHILEIRSGSDITESIAAFAQRRQRCVSVLSGSGVVTNVTLRQPAAAGGVITLQGRFEILSLSGAFLPPPLPPGATCLTVFLSGGQGQVVGGIVVGALVASGPVMVIAATYSNATLERLPLEEEEAEAAGDGVQPVSGVNTGTSGSPGSQSLGLAHPSSSMPLYNLPPNHDMFWANPRPPPSY, from the coding sequence ATGTCGAATCGATGGTGGGCCGGAAACGTGGCCATGAACCCGTCTGGAGATGACGACAATGGCGGCCTGGACCGGCTTGGACCCAGAAGGGAGCAAGAGTTCCTGGAGaacgccgccgccgccgccacaaCCAGTAGCGGAAGCCACTCCAACCGCAACGACGAAAACCTCGATGGCCGAGAAAATGATCGAGAACACGGAGAAGAGCAGAAACCAGGCTCGCTTCTGGTTGCTGAACCGGCCAGTTCCGGCCGCCGTCCAAGGGGCCGCCCACCCGGTTCGAAGAACAAACCGAAGCCCCCGGTCGTGATCACCAAGGAGAGCCCCAGCGCGCTTCGTAGCCACATCTTGGAAATTCGCAGTGGCAGTGACATCACCGAGAGCATCGCCGCCTTCGCCCAGCGGCGCCAGCGCTGCGTATCCGTGCTCAGCGGCAGCGGGGTCGTCACTAATGTAACTCTCCGGCAGCCTGCAGCCGCAGGTGGCGTGATCACGCTCCAGGGGAGGTTCGAAATACTGTCGCTGTCCGGTGCATTTCTACCCCCTCCGTTGCCGCCGGGAGCTACCTGTCTGACGGTGTTTCTGTCTGGCGGGCAGGGGCAGGTGGTGGGCGGAATTGTGGTAGGCGCACTGGTCGCGTCAGGGCCGGTGATGGTGATTGCGGCGACGTATTCGAATGCAACACTCGAGCGGCTGCCactggaggaggaggaggcggaggCTGCCGGAGATGGCGTGCAGCCGGTGTCAGGGGTGAATACTGGAACTAGTGGCAGTCCAGGGTCTCAATCTCTTGGGTTGGCCCATCCATCGTCTTCCATGCCTTTGTACAATTTGCCCCCTAATCATGATATGTTTTGGGCTAATCCTCGCCCGCCTCCCTCTTACTAA
- the LOC127790638 gene encoding uncharacterized protein LOC127790638: protein MSQVGEPSPAHVPFKQFALKATDYAAKLFKGAALIVLVASVSLVLYLAFTDQRRWIQFHCPECLGPNRDSAPEPCDETRNVSDHGPTNISHVVFAIGASARTWHDRRQYSELWWQPNVTRGYVWLDEEPDPNTTWPDNSPPYRVSEDWTRFRYSSSQSAVRMARIVLESFRVGPPDARWFVMGDDDTVFFTDNLVSLLSNYDHRRLYYVGGNSESVEQDVMHSYDMAFGGGGFAISRSLAAELARILDGCLDRYYGFYGSDQRIWACVNEIGVSLTKERGFHQIDIRGDAYGLLAAHPLAPLVSLHHLDAVNPLFPAQTRLRSLQMLFRANRADPARLLQQSFCYHHHPKHNWSVSISWGYTAQIYPSLLTASELATPLRTFQTWRSWSSGPFTFNTRPVNPDPCEQPVVYFADKVEEVGPRQTLTTYKINVAESQKKCGRPEISGVKRIVVFAPKMDPVEWKKAPRRQRCEVIEILKKTTMRVRIRRFKQWETITTSISDRTSP, encoded by the exons ATGTCGCAGGTCGGGGAACCCAGTCCCGCTCACGTCCCGTTCAAGCAGTTCGCTCTTAAGGCCACTGATTACGCCGCCAAGTTGTTCAAAGGCGCGGCGTTGATCGTCCTGGTCGCCTCTGTTTCGCTTGTGCTCTACTTGGCCTTCACGGACCAACGCCGGTGGATTCAGTTTCACTGCCCGGAGTGTCTGGGCCCGAACAGGGACTCAGCCCCCGAGCCCTGCGACGAGACCCGCAATGTCTCGGATCACGGACCAACCAACATCTCCCACGTCGTCTTCGCCATCGGAGCCTCGGCAAGGACATGGCACGACCGGCGGCAGTATTCCGAGCTGTGGTGGCAACCGAACGTCACTCGCGGATATGTCTGGCTCGACGAAGAACCCGACCCGAACACCACATGGCCCGATAACTCCCCCCCGTACCGGGTCTCGGAGGACTGGACCCGATTCAGGTACTCGAGCTCGCAGTCCGCGGTCCGGATGGCCCGCATAGTGCTGGAGTCCTTCCGGGTCGGGCCACCCGACGCCAGGTGGTTCGTGATGGGTGACGATGATACGGTGTTTTTCACGGACAACCTAGTCTCCCTATTATCGAATTACGACCACCGGCGATTGTACTACGTCGGCGGGAACTCGGAGAGCGTGGAGCAGGACGTGATGCACTCCTACGACATGGCGTTCGGCGGCGGCGGATTCGCGATCAGCCGGTCGCTGGCGGCGGAGCTCGCCAGGATACTGGATGGTTGCCTGGATCGGTACTACGGATTCTACGGCTCAGATCAGAGGATCTGGGCGTGTGTAAATGAGATCGGCGTTTCCCTGACTAAAGAGCGTGGGTTCCACCAG ATTGACATTCGAGGAGATGCATACGGTCTCTTAGCGGCGCATCCCTTGGCACCATTGGTCTCACTCCACCACCTTGACGCCGTAAATCCGTTGTTCCCCGCCCAAACCCGGCTGCGGTCGCTGCAGATGCTGTTTCGGGCAAACAGGGCCGACCCGGCCCGGCTGTTGCAGCAAAGTTTCTGCTACCACCACCACCCCAAGCACAACTGGTCTGTTTCCATCTCATGGGGCTACACTGCCCAGATTTACCCCTCACTTCTGACTGCAAGCGAATTGGCAACACCACTTCGGACTTTCCAGACGTGGCGGAGCTGGAGCAGCGGGCCCTTCACGTTCAATACCCGGCCCGTGAATCCTGACCCGTGCGAGCAGCCGGTTGTTTACTTTGCGGACAAGGTTGAGGAGGTTGGGCCGCGCCAGACCCTGACCACTTACAAGATCAATGTGGCTGAGTCACAGAAGAAGTGTGGCCGGCCAGAGATATCCGGCGTGAAGAGGATCGTCGTTTTTGCGCCGAAAATGGACCCGGTTGAATGGAAGAAG GCGCCACGGAGGCAGCGCTGCGAggtaattgaaattttgaagaaGACGACGATGAGGGTGAGGATCAGACGCTTCAAACAGTGGGAAACCATCACTACTTCGATCTCCGACCGGACAAGTCCTTGA